The genomic interval AGGGCATAACACACTTCGCCAAAAAGTTCGAGGAAACCGATGCAGAGGCAATGGTCCTCCTGACAGAGGTAGAGAACCCCCAGCGCTTCGGCGTAGCCAAGTTCCAGGACGGGAGGCTTGTAGGCTTCATCGAGAAGCCAAAGATACCGCCAAGCACCCTAGCACTCGTCGGCATATACTTCTTTAGGTCCCCAAAGGTCTTCGGGGTCATCGAGTCCCTAAGGCCGAGCTGGAGGGGCGAGCTAGAGATAACAGACGCGCTCCAGGGGCTCATCGATAGGGGACTCAAGGTCGAGTACGGCGTGATCAGGGGCTGGTGGAAAGACACGGGGACTCCACAAGACATATTGGAGGCCAACAGGCTTCTCCTAGACGCGAAGTACAGGGAAAAAGTGGTCAAAGGCCAGGTTCAGGCTTCAAGCGTAGAGGGCAGGGTCTACATAGAGGAGGGCGCGGCCATTAGGAACAGCACGGTAAGGGGACCCGCATTCATAGGCTCGGGCACAGTCATCGAGGACTCCTACATTGGTCCCTACACGAGCATAGGCAGAAACTGCAAGTTCACACGGGTAGAGGCAGAGAACAGCGTATTCATGGACGGGGTCCAGCTAGAAGACATACCAGAAAGGATCACAGACAGCATTATAGGCGCAGAGGCAATAATCAGAAGCAATTCTTCAAAGCCCAAAGGCCTAAAACTAATAGTCGGAGAAAAATCAGTGATCGAGATATGAGGCTACTCGTTACCGGCGGGGCAGGCTTCATGGGCTCAAACTTTGTACACTACATCTATGCCTCGCGCCCAGACGCAGAGATCCTCGTATACGACAAGTTCACCTACGCCGGCAGAATAGAGAACCTAAAAGAGCTGGACACCTCGAGGGTCAAGATAGTTAAGGGAGACATCCTAGACCAAGAAAAATTCACTGAGACCCTTAAAGCTTTCCAGCCAGACTACGTTGTACACTTTGCCGCCGAAACCCACGTAGACAGGAGCATAAAGGACCCTTCCATATTCATAGACGTAAACGTCAAGGGCGTATACATTATACTCGAGGCTCTACGCAGACACGACGGCCCCAAGCTCATACACATATCCACAGACGAGGTATACGGAGACATATCAGGCGAACCAGTAACAGAGGAAGCCCCCTTCAAGCCCAGTAGCCCATACAGCGCCAGCAAGGCGTCCGGAGACCTCCTCTGCCAAGCATACTGGAGAACATACAGCCTACCCGTAAGGATAGTCCGGCCCTCCAACAACTATGGGCCCAGACAGTTCCCAGAAAAACTAATACCCAAAACAATCCTACGCGCACTGAACGGTTTGCCGATACCAGTCTATGGCGACGGCTCCCAGGAGAGGGACTGGCTCTACGTCGAAGACTTCTCCAGGGGCCTGGAAACAATAATACTCAGAGGCAGAGACGGCGAGGCATACAACCTCCCAGGACTAAACCCCAAAACAAACATCCAAGTCATACAAGACATACTCACGCTCCTCGGCAAGCCCCACAGTCTCATAACATTCGTCCCAGACAGGCCCGGACACGACAAGAGATACGCGATGAGGGGAGACAAGGTACTCAGCCTAGGCTGGAAGCCCCAGACACCCTGGCTAGACGGGCTCAGAAAAACAATCGAATGGTACAAGGCAAACGAGTGGTGGTGGAGGCCCCTCCTAGGAGACGAGTTCTTCTCAAAAGACACTCCCTGGGGTGGGACAAGATGAGGGTACTCGTTACTGGTGGAAGCGGGCTACTAGGCTCAGTCCTAGTAGAAATGCTTGCACAGAACGGCCACAGCGTTATTGCCACGTATAATGCCCACGAGCCTAGACAAATACAGGGCGTAAAATGGGTCAAGATAGACATCTCTAGGGGCTATTTGCTCGAGGACCTCGCATGGAAAGAGAAGCCCCACGCAATAATACACAGCGCCGCCATGACAGACGTAGACAAGTGCGAGATAGAAAAAGAAAAGGCATGGAAAACAAACGTAGAAGCAACCAGGAGCGCCGTGAGGGCCGCCAGGGCCGTAAACGCCCACATAATATACATATCAACAGACTACGTCTTTGACGGAGAAAAGGGAAACTACGGGGAAGAAGACCTCCCAGCCCCAGTCAACTACTACGGACTCACAAAGCTCGTAGCAGAAGAAATAGTCAGGACAAGCGACGTCCTATACACAATCGTAAGGCCCAGCGCCATATACGGCCTAGGCGGTAGCAAGAAAAGCTTCGCAGAATACGCCGCAGACAAGCTCACAAGGGGAGAAGAAGTCCCAGCACTCGTAGACCAATACGTATCCCCAACATACAACAGGTACCTAGCTTCTGCGATACTCAAGATACTCGACACGCGTCCCCTCGGCACAATCCACGTGGCGGGACAAAGGACAAACAGGTACGAATTCGCCCTAACAATAGCCGACATACTCGGCGCCCCAAAAAACCTAGTCAAACCAGCAAAAACCCAGGACATGAAGCACTGGCTGGCCAGGAGGCCAAGAGACTCCAGCCTAGACACCTCAAAGGCAAACAGGCTACTAGGATATACACACGAAAATAATAAAGCCCTCCAAGACTTCGTAAAAGAGTACCTCGAAAAGAGGCGTCCCTGATGGCACTAAAAAACGTTAGGGAGCTAGCCCTCCCAGGAGCAAAACTCGCAGAACTAGAACGCTTCGTAGACGAGCGAGGTCTCTTCCACGAGCTAATCCGCGCCGACTGGGATCAGCTGCTAGGCGACGACAAGCTCCTACAGGCAAATCTCTCAGTAACATTCCCAGGAATAGTAAGGGCCTGGCACCGCCACCTAAGAGGCCAAGTAGACTACTTCTTCGTAGCCAGGGGATACGCAAAGATATGCGCATACGACGACACCACACAAGCCCTGCTAGAAGTAGTCCTAAGCGGAGACAAGCCACAAATACTACGCATACCCGGACACTACTGGCACGGCTTCAAGGCAATAGGCCAAGAACCAGTCTACCTAATATACTTCGTAAACAAGCTATACGACTACCAAAACCCAGACGAAGAAAGACGCCCATGGAACGACCCACAAATAGTCCCCAACACAATCAACGGCAAAAAAGACGACCCACGAACAGGCAAACCATGGGACTGGTTCCACCCACCACACAAATAAAAAACACCCAAAGAGCCACAAATCCTCCTATAACAAAAATATTTTTCACAAGCCCGAAGCACCCACCATAGAGAACAGGAAAAACAACCAGCAGTAAACATCTCCAGCAATGAAAATGCATCGACGCGCGCCTACAAAAAGATAAATAACCGGCCAAAAAAGGCATAAAATTTATATATTTTTTCTCAATTACCCACACGTATGTCGCCCTCTTCCTCTGCGCCTGTGCCTCCAACGCCTCCAGCGATACAAATATCTCCACAGCTCGTTTCCGCCGCCTACAAGCGCGCACTACGCTACGGAGCCTACTGGAGGCTCAGACCAGAGGAGAGGGCGCTCCTTTTCCTCGCCAGGAGGCTTAAAGCTATTAAAAGCCCAGCCCTACGCGAGGCAATACTCAGGATCCTCGAGAAAGTCTGGCCCTCCAAGGCAACAATGATAAAGGCCTATGAAGAGGGCCTTAGACTGTTAGCCAAAAAGATACAGCTAGCCCTAGTAATAGGCGCAACACACATAGCAGAGGCACTCAAAAAAGCCAGCCTGGACACAATCAAGATACTAGGAATACAGTACATAAACACACCACTATTCTACAGAGGCTAGGAGATGAACGTGCGAGAGCCAGACACGCCACTCATACCTCTTGAGAAGCAAGAAGAAGAGAGCAACAGAAGCCGTAGCAAGATGAAGCCATGTATAGGGGCTACTACCTCCACGTCCTCGGCTCCAAGCGCTAAGTCTGGGGACAAAGTCGTCAAGAAAGGATCCTTGCACGTGTGATTGCCAGGGGATCATAAAGAAAGACTTAAGCGAATCAAGGGTCAGCGATAAAAATATAAGAGTAGTCAAAGTTCAATATCGAAGCCATGAGCAAGACTGTTTCCATTAGTGTCCCCGAGGACATCTGGATTCTCATATCAAAAGACGAGCTACTTAGAAAGGCCATGGAGCGTATTGCTGTCGAAGAATTCAAAAAACTCCTACTAAAGTACTTTGTAGCAGAAGAGATCGCCGGAGCCGTGAATGAAAACGAAATAGCCAGAATAGATGAAGAGCTAAAGGAAAAAATTTGGGGAGAATTAAAACAAAAATGGAACTTCTGATTGACAGTAGCAAAGTAATATCAGCAGTGGTAGCGCGTGCATACTTATGAATACTGATCCTGAAAGAATTACGAAAGGACTCGCTCCTTTAATTGAGTTACTGAAAATTCTTGGCAAAATAATTCGACAAATTGCCGAGTATGAAGAATCAGAAGGACAAAGTCTCGACAATGCACTCAACGAGCTTTTTAAACCCGAAAATCTGGCTAAACTTTCAAAAGAGCTTCCTATCGAAGTATTTGGTAGCTTTATGGCATCCATGGTGAGATTTTCAGTGCTTTATAGCAAGCTCGTAAACTTTGGCTCACTAAGTCCAGAGGAAAAGAAACAAATTGCTGTTGAGTTGGAAGAAATAGCAGCAAGCTGGGAGAAATTCGTTCAAAAACTGCAAGAGATCAAAGATAAAAATGAGTAGTAATAGAATAGAAATCTCAATACGAAGCCTCCCCATTGTAAAAGACTGGAGCCAAATGGCTCTTTCACTTTTCACTAAATTCAACTTTACCCAATTGCTCACAACTCTTATGCAACAAGTTCTACCTCGGCTCATTCATCCCCAGAAAATCCAAGGCATAACAATATCCAGCTCTCCCAACATCGGTCCCTACATACTCATCGAGCTTGACCTAAATGCCAGCGAAGCATTCAAGATATGGGAAAACCTTGCAGACACACTATACCCTCAAACAAGGGTGCCAGTATTCGTTGTCTGGAAAGGCGAAATGGATCTAAGCCCGTCTGACTTTGGAAAAAGACTGGCAGAAATACTCGCCAAGATGAACACATCCCTCTTCACACTAACCCACCCCGTCGACCTCACAAAAGAACTCAGCGAGGAATGAGCTCCGCCTGCTACCTAGACGCCAACATAATAATCGCGCTGCTTTTCCCTACAGACGCCCACCACAAAAACTCATTAGAAAGAGTATACCATCTCAACATGCAGGGAACAAGACTTGTAACATCAACTTATGCCCTCGTCGAGGTAACAAGAAACACTCTACACACATTAAGTCAACTCGAGCAAGGCAAATACATATTCGCCGAGCCCCTGCCCCAATACATACGGCTCCTCCAAAACCTCAACCCAAACCAACGCTGCGAGGCCCTTCTCAACTATATCATTTCCTACATTAAAAACGGCTTCCACATCGAAGTAATCGAACAGGAATACCTCTACGAAATAGAAACAACCAACAATACAAAAATAGCCAAACTCTTCCACGAGGCCATAAAGCTCTCATGGATAAATATAAGGACAAAAGACCTACTCCACATAGCAATAGCCAACCTCCTAAAAACCCACGGAGTCAAATGCATCATCACAGCGGACAAAACCGACTTTGAGCCAATCAAGCAGACCCTAGAAAAAGACCTCGACCTAGAAGTAGAAATCCTAACCACACAACAATCATAAAAAATACCAGCATGGGGCCTCAAGGCAACCAGCAAAATACTTGTGAAATGGTCTATTAGGTAAAATATGAGTAGCGAGGAGCCAGACGTAACATTCATTTTTCCCTCAAAAAACGAGGAAAAAACAATCGCAGAAGTCATACAAAAAGCCCAAAAAGCCGCCCAGCAACTCGGCCTAACATACGAAATCATAGTCCCAGACAACTCCACAGACGCCACCCCACAAATAGCCACAAGCCTCGGAGCAAAAGTAGTCACACCAGACAAGCACGGCTACGGCTACGCCTACATATACGCCCTCAGGCACGCAAGGGGCAAATACATAGTCATGGCAGACGCAGACGGCACATACGACCTAGAAGAAGCACCAAAACTCCTACAGCCACTCCTCCAAAACGAGGCAGACATAGTCCTAGGAACACGCCTAAAAGGCAAAATAATGCCGGGCGCAATGCCATGGCTCCACAGGTACATAGGAAACCCCCTCCTAACATTCATCCTCAACAAGTTCTACGGAACAAACGTCTCCGACGCCCACACAGGCTTCAGGGCCGCCAAGAGACAGGCAATACAAAAACTAAACCTAAACACCCCAGGAATGGAGTTCGCCTCAGAACTCCTAGCAAAAGCCGCCTACCTAAAACTCCGCATAACAGAAGTCCCAATAACCTACTACCCACGCAGAGAAGGAACACAATCAAAGCTAAACAGCTTCCGTGACGGCTGGCGCCACCTAAAATACCTACTCATACTAGCCCCCAAGTTCCTCTACTACATCCCCGGCGCAGCCATGCTCATTACAGGCATCGCACTAATGCTAGCCTCAGTCCTACGTGCCAACCTCGGATACTCCCCAGGAATACACTCAGCCATACTAGGAAGCATGCTAACAATACTAGGAAACACCCTCACAGGACTCGGACTAATAGCAGACCTCCACCTAGCCAAAACAACCGGAAAACCCACAAGCAGAATCACCAACATACTCGTAAAACTCACAGTCGAAAAAACCCTAGCAATAGCCGCCACCCTCATCACGCTGGGACTACTTTACACACTCTACCTATTCGCCATATGGATACAATCAGGATACAGATATCTACCGCTACGAGGAGAAAACGCTTTAGCCCTAACACTTATCGTCCTAGGCGCCCAAACAGCGGCAACAGCACTAACAGCACATCTCATCCGGGCAGAACAACGAAACTAGCAAAAGTTCTCGGAGCCTGCCCAGAAATCTTAAATCTTGCAACAATAGTCAAAGAACTTGAACAACGAAACCTAGAATTTCTTCGTTCTCCACACTGGCTACCACTACTCCTACAACATGGATCGCATATTCTTCCAATAACTACAGCTACCAGAACTCAAAAATAATCTAAAAGCCTGCTACAGCATCCGCACTAAAAAAGCTAAGAGGCTAGACGAGTACAGCACAACCCATTGATAGGCATGTCTCAACCTAATAGCTACTCGACAAAAAGCTACAATTTCGAGGTGCTTGCAGTGATCGTCAATTACGACTCGAAGCCCTTCCTAGCAATTGAAAGAATGTTGCTCAAGGGGCTCGCCGATCTAGGACGCTACACGAAGATCAAGCTTCTCCTCGTCGACAATTACAGCACCGACGGTAGCTTCGAGGAGCTAAAAGAGCATTCAAAGCGCCTCGGCGTCGACACGGAGGCTGTAAGGCTGAGCAAAAACTATGGGTTCGCAAGAGCTGTCAACATCGCCTGGCACTATGCGTTCAAGCGATGGAAGTTCAAGTACTTCATGCTCCTAAACAACGACCTCGTAATCGTGCCGAACAACGTCGCAAAGCTACTCAAGTACCTCGAGATAGACAACGTAGCAGGCGTCCAAGGCACGCTAATGCAAGCAGACAACCCACGCCTCATAGACAACGCGGGCTTCGCCATAGACACATTCGGGCTAACCTACCCCATATGCAGGGGCTACACGATCAAGTGCGCGAAGACATGCCACCCAAGCTTCCTCAGCGGGGCCTTCTCCGTATACAGAGCCGACGCGATAGAAAAGCTAGGCCAACCCTTCCACAACGCGGTAGAAGCCTACTTTGACGACAAGTACCTCGGCTTGAGGCTATGGAGCACAGGCTACAACCTACTCCACGTTCCCCTTGTAGTCGCCTACCATCTCGGGAGCGCAAGCTACGCCCCCCAGGTCAAACTTAAAAGTCCACAATGGTTCGAGGGTGTACTACTGGCAGAGCTTGCGCCATCATATGTTACTGATATAAAAGCTAGGTATCTTTTAATAATTCTTTGGGGAATGACCTCTGCATTTTTGTCTATTATATTTCTTTCAAATTATGTTAAGAATTTTATATTTGCTTACAGGACTGTAAAAATTTTAAAGAAGAATAAGAAAGAGTTTATCAAAAACTTTAGTATTTTACCTTCAATAACATTAAGTCTTTTACTACTTATAGCAAGAACCAAAAAAGGCTTAAAACTACAAACATAACATGACGTCGTTGTTAATGTTCCTAAAAATGGGGTGCACGCGTGGCGCGATTGTAGAAAAGTTGCTAAAGTTATTTTTGAATGTTTTTGTTACAGGTTTTCTTATTGTTGTTTTACTTCTGCTAAGTGTTTCTATTAATAATGTATATTTGAGAAAATATGAGATTTCTAATGAATTGGCCAGATACGCCTATTATGCTTTTACTGTTTTATTGCTTGCTTTGCTGATATATCTTTTTTTAAATGAAAAACATTTTCCAGGGTGTTCATAATATGAAAAGTGGGATAAGTATAATTATACCCAATCTCAATGGTGAAAAAGTTTTACCTTTTTGTTTGAGAAGTTTAATTAATCAAACACTTTCAAAAGGTAATTATGAAATAATTGTAATTGATAATAATTCTACCGATAAAAGCACACAGATATGTGAAACATATTCTAAATTGTATAAATCTCCTAGAATTAGGTGTATAAAATTTTCACGAAACTTAGGTTATGGCAATGCGATTAACATTGGCGCCAAATATGCTCAATATAAATACATCTTGGCTACTAACAATGATATAATTTTTCATCCCTTTTACCTGGAAGTATTACTAGATACTTTAGAGTATGTAAGAAGTAGAATGAAAAACGTTGTAGCCGCAGTTGGTTTACATTTCTATTATCCTGAGGTAACTTGTATCAATTCAGCAGGAGGACTATTATCCATTGTGGGTGGTCATTATAGATATTATGGGCGTTGTCTTGGGCAATCAGATTTCAGAAATTTCATGAAACAAGCTGTGAATAAGAAAAAAAAGAAGATTTTTTCTTTAACTGGTTTTGGAACTGGTGCAGCACTTCTTATTGATAGAAGTATATTCATGAAAATTGGAGGATTTTATAAATTGTATTTTGCAGGCGTTGAAGAGTTTGATTTAGGATTATTATTAAATCTTTTAGGTTTTAGAATTATTTTTGTTCCAACAGCAGTGCTTTTTCATCGTGAAAGTTTTACCTTTAAGAGGAAAGGGCTTAATGATACCAATAAAATAAAGGCCTATTTGCCTGGCAATTATATTTATGTCTCCACTTTAATTCAAGGGGTTGATCGTATCTTTGCATATTTATTACTTTTTTCTTTCTCTATCTTTATTTTCGCATTCTCTTTAGTAAAAAAAGATAAAAATCTTTCTAGAAGCATAATTGAAGTATACAGATTTATAACTTCAGATTATTTCAATAAGAATTTAGTTGCACGAAGAGCACAATTCAGGATAACTTTACATCAATATTTTGAAACGAAAAAAATTCTAAAAAGTTTAAAAATGTGGAAATCACCCTTAGCCATTATAGTGGATACCTTTAGGTCCTTCTTGTCATGATATTAAGAAAAATCTATAAGCGCGCATCTCATAACAAATGTTTCAAATTAAAAGTAGCAATATGGTAAACGTAAATAACAATTATAATTATATTAGCATTGTCATTGTTACATGGAATGGCAAACACTATATTGGAACTCTCTTTAATTCCTTATCGAGAATACTTAATAGACATCCAAACATTGAAATAATAATAGTAGATAACGGAAGTACAGATGGAACTCAAGACATAATTAAAACTATTATAGAAAGATTAAATTTAAATAGTCGAGTTACCGTTAAATGTCTTAATAAAAATCTCGGTTTTATGGGAGGTAATAATGTAGGCATTATGTTTGCCAGAGGCAAACTAATATTTATGTTAAATCAAGATACATATTTGCATGATGAAGCACTAGAAAATGTTTTCCAAATTTTTAATAGCGACCCTAAAATTGGAGCTACGCAATGTCTCCTACTCCAGTATCGGCATCCCCACATTTTAGACTCATGTGGGGATGAGTTCAGTAGCTTAGGAACAGGTATAATCGGTTGTTTTGGAGAAAGATTTACTAAAGTTTTAGCAGAAATCAATGAAAGAAGAGAGATAGTCTTAGCAAGAGGTGCAGCACTCATCATCAGACGAGAGGTGCTCGAACTATCAAAGAAAATTTTTGGAACATACTTACCCACCTATCTTGTAGCACCCTACTATGAGGATTGGTTTCTGTCAATATTCACAAAAGTATTGGGCTATAAACTCTTACTTATACCCAGTTGTATAGTATATCACGATTCCTTAAAACAAATACATCGTGATCCGTATACTTTATATAATGCTGTTAATATCTTTGTACAGTTTCGTGCACCAATTTTCATGATTCTTGGAACAATTGGAACGATTGCATTTTCATCCGTTTTCATTTCTAAACAACCGTTAAAATTGCTTATTTGTTTTAGAGCTCTACTAAGGAAACTCAGGAAAAATATTCAAATGAGGTATTATATAGATATACTAGCTAAACAAAGAGGAATAGAGCTTAAAAATTTATGGAAGACGAAAAGAAAAACTACAGATGCCCTTAGATGGTACTTCACTTTTCTGCAATTAACTCGAAAATAAAGCGTAAAAAATTAATAAATTGTGATAGATAGAAACAAAATGAGTAAAGATACAAAACTTGTAATAGTATGTAACTACACCTTTCCTCTAGCAGGAGCACCTTGGAGAAGAATTGAATATTTTTCAAACTTTCTCTCTAGATACAAAATGGATGTAACTGTCATAGGAGCAATTGAATTAGGCAGAGAAACTTCTAAAATGATTAAAGCTATTAGGGGAATAAAATACGACAAGTTCAGAGTATTTAATTTGCAATGGCGTATTGGAATATTTGCTCTAATAATTGAAATCTTTAATTTCATAGGAACTTTCCCCTTATTAATAATTTTACCCGTGTTAAAACCTAAGATAGTTTATATTTCTATACCTTATATTGAAACATTGCCCACCGCATATTTAGTAGCTAGGTTAATAGATGCAAAAATAGTTATAGATGTACGTGATCCATTGGAATACTGGCCAAGCTGGACAAAAGGTTTTACTCGAAAATTTTTTGGTTTTCTTACTTTGCTTGATTACATACTTATGCGTAAATCTGACCTTGTTCTAGCGGTTACTCCTGGCTTAATTAGGCTCCTCGCACAACAAGGCATAGTTGCACATCTTGTAATGAATGGCGCTGATACGCAAATTTTTCGGCCTTATCCTCGTAGCGAAGTTAGAAGAAAACTTGGCCTAAACGATGATGCCATAGTGCTTGTCTTCAGCGGTCGCTTAGGCGGCTACTACGACGCTATCCCCCTCCTTCATGGAATAGCTAGGTTGTCGAATGCGCTAAAGAAGAAAGTGGTATTGTTGCTCGTCGGAGGTTTTGGAGACGCATCATATGCGAGTAAGTTTGTGCGAATAGCGAAGGAGCTGCATTTATCCAGCAACATAAAGGTTCTGCAACCGATACTAGATGCGCGTACGCTGGCGGAGGTCCTTTCAGCCGCGAACGCGGGGGTCGTCACGCATGTGACCTCGGAGCTGTACGACCCGGCAATACCAGTGAAGTTTTATGAGTACTTAGCTTGCGGCCTCCCCGTTATAGCTTTGAGTAGGCGCGGCTCGGAGCTCTGGAGGCTGATCGAGAAGTGGGGGGTGGGTTTTGCGTGCGAGCAGCACGACCTTGATTGCATTACGAGAGCTTTGGAAAAAATCTTTGACGAAAGCACTATGGAAAGCATCAGGGCTAATGTCCTTCGCGTAAGACTCCTTATCGATAGGCGCCGAGCTGCGGAGAAGCTGTACAGCTTGCTCCGCGAACTGCTGGAGCCCAAGAGGGATGCTTAACCCGTGAGCAAGGGAGGAGTAGCTGGCTCTGTAAGGCGCGCTGTTATGAGAAGCGAGATCTTGCTAGTGACACTGGTAATTTTTCTTGCATCCTTGCTATCCTTCATCGTTGCCATCTATGTTTATTACCCGTGGCCCGAAAAACTGGTGATACACTCCTCGCTGATTGCGTTTTCCTTTTTCATCGCCGTTTGGAGGCCTGGTAAGCAGCTTCGTATACTGCTACGGTTGCCGCGAAGAACCGTCGCACTTTTACTCGTAGCAGGCTTTGTCGCGTTGGTTGTTGCAAGCATAATACCGATTCCCTGGCTGGCGTTGTTCCTTGCGCTAATGTACGCTGCCCCTGTAGTCGGAGTTTCGTTGGCAGAGGCATTAAAGCTCAGAGGGATTTTTGACGATGCAGTAGGCTTCGCGTTATTTTCCTTCATCATTGGTTCAACGTTCTTCGGAGTTATAGCGTTGGGTGCTTCCCTTTTCTTAGGCTTTCCGGGAAACCGCTACGCTGTGTTGGTGCTTGTGGCTTTGCATACAATCCATGTTGTTGGTATCTACTCGAAAAAATCTAAAAGCCAATTAATTGAAATGAAAGGTGATAGTCTTTTGTTCATAAGCTCTTGGTTAACGCTCATCTATAATTTCTACCTGATATACTATCCAAACGATGTGTATCTTCCGGGCGAGGACATGCTGCGACATTACATGTGGTCGGTAAATCTCGTAAGAAACCCCTGGAAATTCCTAAGCCTCAGCCCCGATAATTACCTGGTTTTCCACTCGTTCGAAGGGGGGCTCATGCTTTTGGCGAACTGCTACGACGCTCCGCTTCTCAACAGCGTTCTCCTGCCCGTAGCTCTCCTGAGCACGCTGGCGCTAGCCCAGCTTACCGCTAATGTCGCCGGGAACCCCGCATCCAGAAACATTGCGCTGATACTCCCGTTCGTCTTCTCGGGTTTGGGCTGGCTCTACCTCCTCCTCAACAGGCCGGCGAGCCCTGCGGCGTACTTCGCAGCTCTGGCGAGCGGTAGCGAAAAAGTGTACAGAAATTTAATGTACATACCGTTTCCGCTTATGTGGCCCGTACCTCAGCCCTTCTCGGTCGCCGCCTTTCTTCTCTTCCTGTCCCTCCTTCTTAAGATGGTTAAGCTGCAGGGCACGCTTCCTGGATCTGCTGTCGCAGCCGGCTTGCTGATGTTCTCGATGCTGTCCACGCACCCCCCGCAGGGTATTATGGCGGCAGCGCTCCTCACGCTGTTGGCGCTCCTTTGGGGCAAAAGCCTTTCCAGCGCCCTGAAGCCCATCTGTCTGGGAGCGCATGCAGGCGCGCTCGCGGGAGGAGCGCTCAATATGGCAACGGTTTACCTCGCTCTTCAGGGTGCGCCCCGCTTAGAGAACCTTATGCTGCTGCGCGTTGCGGCTTTCTTCGCGCCAGCACTAGCAGCGGCAGCCGCGCTCGCCCTCAGCTCTTTCGGTATAGGGTTGGAGCCCTTGTTCGCGAGACTGGCCAAGCGCTTGCGCGTGCGAGCCCCTGTAGCGTCGGCGTTGGGCACTTTCCTGCTTATTTTAGGGGTTTCCGTCGCCTTAGACCCCTCCAACACCTTCGCTACGAGCAGGGCGGATCCGGGATGGGTTGTAGGTCTGGTGCCCTGGTTCATCTACGCGATCTTATTGGGCGCAGCTTTGCCGCTAGGGTTATACGGTTACGAGCTGCTAGCTCGCGAAGGCTCGAAAGCTC from Thermofilum adornatum carries:
- the rfbB gene encoding dTDP-glucose 4,6-dehydratase is translated as MRLLVTGGAGFMGSNFVHYIYASRPDAEILVYDKFTYAGRIENLKELDTSRVKIVKGDILDQEKFTETLKAFQPDYVVHFAAETHVDRSIKDPSIFIDVNVKGVYIILEALRRHDGPKLIHISTDEVYGDISGEPVTEEAPFKPSSPYSASKASGDLLCQAYWRTYSLPVRIVRPSNNYGPRQFPEKLIPKTILRALNGLPIPVYGDGSQERDWLYVEDFSRGLETIILRGRDGEAYNLPGLNPKTNIQVIQDILTLLGKPHSLITFVPDRPGHDKRYAMRGDKVLSLGWKPQTPWLDGLRKTIEWYKANEWWWRPLLGDEFFSKDTPWGGTR
- the rfbD gene encoding dTDP-4-dehydrorhamnose reductase, which produces MRVLVTGGSGLLGSVLVEMLAQNGHSVIATYNAHEPRQIQGVKWVKIDISRGYLLEDLAWKEKPHAIIHSAAMTDVDKCEIEKEKAWKTNVEATRSAVRAARAVNAHIIYISTDYVFDGEKGNYGEEDLPAPVNYYGLTKLVAEEIVRTSDVLYTIVRPSAIYGLGGSKKSFAEYAADKLTRGEEVPALVDQYVSPTYNRYLASAILKILDTRPLGTIHVAGQRTNRYEFALTIADILGAPKNLVKPAKTQDMKHWLARRPRDSSLDTSKANRLLGYTHENNKALQDFVKEYLEKRRP
- a CDS encoding dTDP-4-dehydrorhamnose 3,5-epimerase family protein; its protein translation is MALKNVRELALPGAKLAELERFVDERGLFHELIRADWDQLLGDDKLLQANLSVTFPGIVRAWHRHLRGQVDYFFVARGYAKICAYDDTTQALLEVVLSGDKPQILRIPGHYWHGFKAIGQEPVYLIYFVNKLYDYQNPDEERRPWNDPQIVPNTINGKKDDPRTGKPWDWFHPPHK
- a CDS encoding glycosyltransferase, with the translated sequence MSQPNSYSTKSYNFEVLAVIVNYDSKPFLAIERMLLKGLADLGRYTKIKLLLVDNYSTDGSFEELKEHSKRLGVDTEAVRLSKNYGFARAVNIAWHYAFKRWKFKYFMLLNNDLVIVPNNVAKLLKYLEIDNVAGVQGTLMQADNPRLIDNAGFAIDTFGLTYPICRGYTIKCAKTCHPSFLSGAFSVYRADAIEKLGQPFHNAVEAYFDDKYLGLRLWSTGYNLLHVPLVVAYHLGSASYAPQVKLKSPQWFEGVLLAELAPSYVTDIKARYLLIILWGMTSAFLSIIFLSNYVKNFIFAYRTVKILKKNKKEFIKNFSILPSITLSLLLLIARTKKGLKLQT
- a CDS encoding glucose-1-phosphate thymidylyltransferase, whose product is MKGVVLHGGLGTRLRPLTHTGPKQLLRIAGKPVSQWVLEDLREAGVRDVAIILGNLAPERVVEYYGDGSWLGLNLTYIYQGYPYGLAHAVYLARDFVGDEPFVVYLGDNVILEGITHFAKKFEETDAEAMVLLTEVENPQRFGVAKFQDGRLVGFIEKPKIPPSTLALVGIYFFRSPKVFGVIESLRPSWRGELEITDALQGLIDRGLKVEYGVIRGWWKDTGTPQDILEANRLLLDAKYREKVVKGQVQASSVEGRVYIEEGAAIRNSTVRGPAFIGSGTVIEDSYIGPYTSIGRNCKFTRVEAENSVFMDGVQLEDIPERITDSIIGAEAIIRSNSSKPKGLKLIVGEKSVIEI
- a CDS encoding glycosyltransferase family 2 protein, with the protein product MSSEEPDVTFIFPSKNEEKTIAEVIQKAQKAAQQLGLTYEIIVPDNSTDATPQIATSLGAKVVTPDKHGYGYAYIYALRHARGKYIVMADADGTYDLEEAPKLLQPLLQNEADIVLGTRLKGKIMPGAMPWLHRYIGNPLLTFILNKFYGTNVSDAHTGFRAAKRQAIQKLNLNTPGMEFASELLAKAAYLKLRITEVPITYYPRREGTQSKLNSFRDGWRHLKYLLILAPKFLYYIPGAAMLITGIALMLASVLRANLGYSPGIHSAILGSMLTILGNTLTGLGLIADLHLAKTTGKPTSRITNILVKLTVEKTLAIAATLITLGLLYTLYLFAIWIQSGYRYLPLRGENALALTLIVLGAQTAATALTAHLIRAEQRN